A DNA window from Desulfobacterales bacterium contains the following coding sequences:
- a CDS encoding prepilin-type N-terminal cleavage/methylation domain-containing protein codes for MIKAKIIDNVKGFGLPELVAALGVLAIILAVAVPNFLDWRASTELRSLPKSLEKWPN; via the coding sequence TTGATTAAGGCTAAAATCATCGACAACGTTAAGGGATTCGGGCTGCCCGAGCTGGTGGCTGCGCTGGGTGTTTTGGCCATTATCCTGGCGGTGGCCGTGCCCAATTTTTTGGACTGGCGCGCCAGCACCGAATTGCGCAGTTTACCGAAGAGCTTAGAGAAGTGGCCTAATTAA
- the purB gene encoding adenylosuccinate lyase: MDLSNLEAISPVDGRYRRAAAPLAPYFSEGALIHYRVRIEVEYFIALCRLPLPALKDIGKKALESLRSIYQDFTVEDAAIVKDIEKVTNHDVKAVEYFLKDKFDKLGLEAYKEFIHFGLTSQDINNTALPLSIKDAYLAVLKPALTEVCEHLENKARDWADIPMLARTHGQPASPTTIGKELYVFVDRLMVQIDQLDNIPYSAKFGGATGNFNAHQVAYPDVDWIAFADELVNKTLGLQRSRVTTQIDHYDNLAAFCDNVKRINTILIDLNRDMWTYISFDYFKQKIKKGEVGSSTMPHKVNPIDFENSEGNLGVANAILEHLSAKLPISRLQRDLTDSTVTRNVGAPLAHTLIGLKSLLRGLNKLILNAAVIRADLQNNWAVVAEAIQTILRREGYPQPYEALKTLTRTHKIIDQQAIAEFIESLDIAESVKDELLKITPENYTGITEF; this comes from the coding sequence ATGGATCTATCGAACTTAGAAGCGATTTCACCGGTTGACGGTCGCTATCGGCGAGCGGCGGCACCCCTGGCCCCATATTTTTCAGAAGGGGCCTTGATACACTATCGGGTACGAATCGAAGTCGAGTATTTTATTGCACTGTGTCGTCTGCCGCTGCCTGCGCTCAAAGATATCGGAAAAAAGGCCCTTGAATCCCTGCGTAGCATTTACCAAGATTTTACGGTCGAAGATGCGGCCATCGTCAAAGATATCGAAAAAGTCACCAATCATGATGTCAAAGCGGTCGAATATTTTTTAAAGGATAAATTTGATAAATTGGGTCTGGAAGCCTATAAAGAGTTTATCCACTTTGGATTGACGTCTCAGGACATCAACAATACAGCGCTGCCGCTATCCATCAAGGACGCCTATCTGGCAGTGCTCAAGCCGGCGCTCACTGAGGTATGTGAACATCTTGAAAATAAAGCTAGAGATTGGGCCGATATCCCCATGTTGGCCCGCACCCATGGCCAACCGGCTTCTCCGACCACCATCGGAAAAGAGCTTTACGTGTTTGTCGATCGTCTGATGGTTCAGATCGATCAGTTGGATAACATCCCGTATTCCGCAAAGTTCGGCGGCGCCACCGGCAACTTTAATGCCCATCAGGTGGCCTATCCGGATGTGGATTGGATCGCATTTGCCGACGAGCTGGTCAACAAAACACTGGGTCTTCAGCGTTCCCGGGTGACAACCCAGATCGATCATTATGACAATCTGGCGGCCTTTTGCGATAATGTTAAGCGCATTAACACGATTCTGATCGATTTGAATCGCGATATGTGGACCTATATTTCTTTTGATTATTTCAAGCAGAAGATCAAAAAAGGAGAGGTTGGTTCTTCGACCATGCCACACAAAGTCAATCCCATTGATTTTGAAAACTCTGAAGGCAATTTGGGTGTTGCCAATGCGATCTTGGAACATCTTTCCGCCAAGCTGCCCATTTCCAGACTCCAGCGGGATTTGACAGATTCGACTGTTACCCGTAATGTCGGCGCTCCGCTGGCCCACACCCTTATTGGGCTAAAATCATTGCTGCGCGGTTTGAATAAGTTGATTTTAAATGCGGCGGTTATCCGTGCCGATTTGCAAAATAACTGGGCGGTGGTGGCCGAAGCCATCCAGACCATTCTGCGCCGCGAAGGCTATCCCCAGCCTTATGAAGCGTTAAAGACGCTCACCCGCACCCATAAAATCATCGACCAGCAGGCCATTGCTGAATTTATTGAATCTTTGGATATCGCCGAATCCGTTAAAGATGAGTTGCTGAAAATTACACCAGAAAACTATACCGGAATCACTGAGTTTTGA
- a CDS encoding DUF4124 domain-containing protein → MRKALIVVIIVIVGFGGYLGWDWYDKTHRRQLEPSITLYYWTDADGEKHISDRPPPQNARNVYTDKGYKHIRTPLVVSIKNKVVRSYLKIRKKLFKSKKSKEK, encoded by the coding sequence ATGCGGAAAGCGTTGATTGTCGTCATTATTGTCATCGTCGGTTTCGGCGGCTATCTGGGGTGGGACTGGTACGATAAAACCCACAGACGGCAGCTGGAGCCCAGCATAACGCTGTATTACTGGACGGATGCCGATGGAGAAAAGCACATTTCTGACCGACCGCCACCGCAAAACGCAAGAAATGTGTACACCGATAAAGGCTATAAACACATCCGCACGCCGCTGGTTGTGAGCATCAAAAACAAGGTTGTCAGATCTTACCTCAAGATCCGTAAAAAACTGTTCAAATCCAAGAAATCCAAAGAAAAATAA
- a CDS encoding DUF4136 domain-containing protein gives MNTFNKFLLLGLVVVFSGCAATIEVPQTVTWDYNVNKNFSTLRTYDLSPIPSTIGIEHLMLERIQAAIHTTLQAKNVQRSSQNPDFLVAIYGVRSKIFTTAWRGFDSDLIVEKGKLILQFVDPKTRRVIWWGETRAILDPDRNPAIETQTVNDVVHRILTKFPPFTS, from the coding sequence ATGAACACTTTCAATAAGTTTCTCTTGTTGGGATTGGTGGTTGTATTCAGTGGTTGTGCCGCGACAATTGAGGTCCCCCAAACGGTAACCTGGGATTATAATGTAAATAAAAACTTTTCAACCCTGCGAACATATGACCTGAGTCCGATCCCCTCGACCATCGGTATTGAGCATCTGATGCTGGAGCGGATTCAAGCCGCCATCCATACCACCTTACAGGCCAAAAACGTCCAGCGCTCTTCCCAAAACCCCGACTTTCTGGTCGCAATTTATGGGGTCAGGTCCAAAATATTCACCACCGCGTGGCGCGGATTTGACTCCGATCTGATTGTCGAAAAAGGAAAACTAATCCTGCAGTTTGTGGATCCCAAAACCCGTCGGGTCATCTGGTGGGGTGAAACGCGGGCGATCTTGGATCCGGATCGGAATCCGGCCATTGAAACCCAGACGGTCAACGATGTGGTCCATCGAATTCTGACGAAGTTTCCGCCCTTTACTTCATAA
- a CDS encoding ATP-dependent RecD-like DNA helicase, whose product MPTELSGQIERITFTNEDNGFTIAKVQVKGKRDLVTVIGNLMAPMPGEILDMQGEWTVHPKFGKQFKVAQFKTRVPATANGIQKYLGSGLIKGMGPVMAGRIVERFGEKTLDVIENQIGRLAEIKGIGEKSLANIAKAWEAQKDIRDVMIFLQSHGVSAVYATKIFKRYGDRSVAVVKQNPYRLATDIFGIGFLKADQIAKELGFANDARVRVEAGVVYTLQQLSDDGHVFYPYAPLIERCQDILGVGREPIVGAVGSLNADQQIIIEDINEGLEDFKANNKAVYLTRYHQCEIGIANRLKALLSTPKAMRAVDSERAIEWVQQQLSFRPAEKQKEAIRYALENKVLILTGGPGTGKTTIVKAILKILSQMKINIMLAAPTGRAAKRMSEMTGEAAKTIHRLLEYSIHKLGFQRNEKNPLECDVLIVDETSMIDTMLMYHLLKAVPATASCIFVGDVNQLPSVGAGNVLNDMIASGAVAVIELTDIFRQAKASRIIVNAHKINVGELPVVSQSDISNPQNDFYFIEQEDPEKVLDIILELAHRRIASRFGFDAIDDIQVLTPMHKGLVGATNLNHRLQTVLNPGNSGIERGDRTFRVNDKVMQIRNNYDKEVFNGDIGRISAIQTEERQLTVCFDNRSVVYNFNELDEMVLAYAVSVHKSQGSEYPVVILPVLTQHYILLQRNLIYTAVTRGRHLVVMVGSRKALAIGVNNDKTQQRFTRLRHRLSPSG is encoded by the coding sequence ATGCCCACCGAATTATCCGGTCAGATAGAAAGGATCACCTTCACCAACGAAGATAACGGCTTTACGATTGCCAAGGTGCAGGTTAAGGGCAAACGCGATCTGGTCACCGTGATCGGGAATTTGATGGCACCCATGCCCGGTGAGATCCTCGACATGCAGGGCGAGTGGACCGTACATCCCAAATTTGGCAAGCAGTTTAAAGTGGCCCAGTTTAAAACCAGGGTTCCGGCCACCGCCAACGGCATTCAAAAATACCTGGGATCCGGCCTGATCAAGGGTATGGGCCCGGTGATGGCCGGCCGCATCGTGGAGCGCTTTGGTGAAAAAACGCTGGATGTTATTGAAAATCAGATCGGGCGCCTGGCTGAAATAAAGGGCATTGGTGAGAAAAGCCTTGCCAATATCGCCAAGGCCTGGGAGGCACAGAAGGACATCCGCGATGTGATGATTTTTTTGCAAAGTCATGGCGTCAGCGCGGTTTATGCAACTAAAATTTTTAAGCGTTACGGGGATCGTTCGGTTGCGGTGGTCAAGCAGAATCCTTATCGCCTCGCGACCGACATTTTCGGCATCGGGTTTCTAAAAGCCGACCAGATTGCCAAAGAGCTCGGTTTTGCAAACGACGCCAGGGTCAGAGTCGAAGCCGGTGTTGTCTATACCTTGCAGCAGCTATCCGATGACGGTCATGTGTTTTATCCCTATGCGCCGCTGATCGAGCGCTGTCAAGATATTCTTGGCGTCGGGCGTGAGCCGATTGTCGGGGCCGTTGGCAGCCTGAATGCCGATCAGCAGATCATTATTGAAGATATCAATGAAGGGCTTGAAGATTTTAAAGCCAACAACAAGGCAGTTTATCTGACCCGATATCATCAATGTGAAATTGGCATCGCCAACCGACTGAAGGCATTGCTCTCCACACCCAAAGCGATGCGTGCGGTTGATTCAGAGCGGGCCATTGAATGGGTCCAGCAACAACTTTCCTTTCGGCCGGCCGAAAAGCAAAAAGAGGCCATCCGGTATGCCCTTGAAAACAAAGTCCTGATACTCACAGGCGGGCCGGGCACCGGTAAAACCACCATTGTAAAGGCAATTCTTAAAATACTGTCACAAATGAAGATCAATATCATGCTGGCGGCGCCCACCGGCAGGGCGGCCAAACGCATGAGTGAAATGACCGGCGAGGCTGCCAAAACGATCCACCGCTTGCTCGAATACAGTATCCATAAACTGGGATTTCAACGAAATGAAAAAAATCCCCTCGAGTGCGATGTGCTCATCGTTGATGAAACCTCGATGATCGACACGATGTTGATGTACCACCTTTTAAAGGCGGTTCCCGCAACCGCCAGCTGTATTTTTGTGGGTGATGTCAACCAGCTGCCGTCGGTGGGCGCCGGCAATGTGCTCAACGATATGATTGCTTCCGGAGCTGTTGCGGTGATCGAGCTGACGGACATATTCCGCCAGGCCAAAGCCAGCCGCATTATCGTCAACGCCCACAAAATTAACGTCGGTGAACTGCCGGTGGTCAGCCAATCTGACATATCCAATCCGCAGAATGATTTTTACTTTATTGAGCAGGAGGACCCTGAGAAGGTTTTGGACATTATTCTGGAGCTGGCTCACAGACGAATCGCGTCGCGTTTTGGCTTCGATGCCATCGACGATATCCAGGTGTTGACACCGATGCACAAAGGGTTGGTCGGGGCCACTAACCTCAACCATCGGCTGCAGACCGTATTAAACCCCGGAAACAGCGGTATTGAGCGCGGAGACCGCACTTTCCGTGTTAACGATAAAGTCATGCAGATCCGCAACAATTATGACAAAGAGGTCTTTAACGGCGATATCGGCCGTATCAGCGCCATTCAAACCGAAGAGCGTCAGCTGACGGTTTGCTTCGACAACCGGTCGGTGGTTTACAATTTCAACGAACTGGACGAGATGGTGCTGGCGTATGCGGTGTCGGTCCATAAATCCCAGGGTTCGGAATACCCGGTCGTCATCCTGCCTGTTCTGACCCAGCACTATATCCTGCTGCAGCGCAATCTCATCTACACGGCCGTCACCCGAGGCCGCCATCTGGTGGTCATGGTTGGCAGCCGCAAGGCGCTGGCCATCGGTGTCAACAACGATAAAACCCAGCAACGATTCACCCGCCTGCGCCATCGACTCAGCCCTTCCGGGTGA
- the tsaA gene encoding tRNA (N6-threonylcarbamoyladenosine(37)-N6)-methyltransferase TrmO: MPQTFQIFPVGRLNKKEEAAWIDIFEPYADALLGLEGFSHILVFFWFHENDMADRRNTLRVYPRKDEKNPLTGVFGTHSPLRPNLVGLTRCKINSIEGLRIHIEDIDAFDGTPVIDIKCFIPDSPPESEIRLPDWV, from the coding sequence ATGCCACAAACTTTTCAGATATTTCCCGTGGGTAGGCTCAATAAAAAGGAGGAGGCGGCATGGATCGACATCTTTGAGCCTTATGCCGACGCGCTGCTGGGACTGGAGGGTTTTTCTCATATCCTGGTGTTTTTCTGGTTCCATGAAAACGATATGGCCGACCGACGGAATACGTTGCGGGTGTACCCCCGCAAAGACGAAAAAAATCCCCTGACCGGCGTTTTTGGCACTCATTCACCCCTGCGGCCTAATCTGGTCGGGTTGACGCGCTGTAAAATAAATTCAATTGAAGGGCTGCGCATTCACATTGAAGACATCGATGCCTTTGACGGTACGCCAGTCATTGACATTAAGTGCTTTATACCGGATTCACCGCCAGAGTCGGAAATACGACTACCCGATTGGGTCTAA
- a CDS encoding acetoacetate--CoA ligase, translating to MAKLLWQPTEEQIKQSNMYRFMIYINETYKQNFKDYASLYDWSIENISEFWAAFWDFADILHSKTYDEVIDDSAKMPGAKWFTSAKLNFAENLLRYRDDRVALIFKGEDQPSIRMTYAQLYDEVARLAKSLRALGIQPGDRVVGFMPNMPESIVAMLAATSMGATWSSCSPDFGIKGVLDRFGQIKPRVLFTANGYSFKGKKLDSLERISNILKELPSIEKVVVVPYTEDKADISAIANAVHYQDFRSSESDLEIEFEQLPFDHPLYIMYSSGTTGLPKCMVQSAGGILVHQLKEHILHTNLQREDTLFYFTTCGWMMWNWLTCALGVGATLVLFDGNPFHPHPGALWEMAQDEKITVFGTSAGYIAALMNAGVKPAKNHDLSPLRAVLSTGSPLSIEGFEFIYEEVKADLQLASISGGTDLNGCFALGNPMLPVYAGELQCRGLAMDVRAFDELGNELIDEQGELVCCKPFPSMPIYFWDDPDGKKYHSAYFDVFPNIWRHGDFVTVTRRGGVVMLGRSDATLNPGGVRIGTAEIYRQLEQMPEIADSVVVGQDWKNDVRVILFVKLDEGVELTDELKDNIRQTIRVNASPRHVPAKIISVPDVPYTLNMKKVELAVKKVIQGQEVLNKDALSNPQALDYYADIKELQSD from the coding sequence ATGGCTAAATTGTTGTGGCAACCCACCGAGGAACAAATCAAACAGTCCAATATGTATCGTTTCATGATTTATATAAATGAAACCTACAAGCAGAATTTCAAAGACTATGCGTCTCTTTACGACTGGTCGATTGAGAACATTTCTGAATTCTGGGCGGCTTTCTGGGATTTTGCCGACATCCTGCATTCCAAAACCTATGATGAGGTCATCGATGACAGCGCCAAAATGCCGGGTGCCAAGTGGTTCACGAGCGCCAAACTCAATTTTGCCGAGAATCTGCTGCGCTACCGGGATGATCGGGTGGCGTTGATCTTCAAAGGCGAAGACCAGCCGTCTATCCGGATGACCTACGCCCAGCTTTACGACGAAGTGGCGCGCCTGGCCAAATCGTTGAGAGCGCTGGGGATTCAGCCCGGCGACCGTGTAGTGGGGTTTATGCCCAATATGCCCGAGTCCATCGTTGCCATGCTGGCAGCCACAAGCATGGGCGCGACCTGGTCATCGTGTTCACCGGATTTTGGCATCAAGGGCGTGCTCGATCGCTTTGGTCAGATCAAGCCCAGGGTGCTGTTTACGGCCAACGGATACTCCTTTAAAGGCAAAAAATTGGATTCTCTGGAACGCATCTCAAATATTCTCAAAGAACTGCCATCCATTGAGAAAGTGGTCGTTGTGCCTTACACTGAGGACAAAGCAGATATCAGCGCCATCGCCAATGCCGTTCATTATCAGGATTTCCGCTCATCAGAATCCGACCTGGAAATCGAATTCGAACAACTCCCTTTTGATCATCCCCTGTATATCATGTACTCATCCGGAACCACCGGTTTGCCCAAGTGTATGGTGCAAAGTGCCGGCGGCATTCTGGTGCATCAGTTAAAAGAACACATCCTGCACACCAATTTGCAGCGTGAGGACACGCTTTTTTATTTCACTACCTGCGGCTGGATGATGTGGAATTGGCTGACCTGTGCGCTGGGGGTTGGCGCCACCCTGGTGTTGTTTGACGGCAATCCGTTTCACCCGCACCCGGGCGCACTGTGGGAAATGGCCCAGGATGAGAAAATAACGGTCTTTGGGACCAGTGCCGGCTATATTGCCGCCTTGATGAATGCGGGCGTCAAACCCGCCAAGAACCATGATCTGTCACCGTTGCGCGCTGTTCTTTCCACCGGTTCCCCGCTGTCCATCGAAGGTTTTGAGTTTATTTATGAGGAAGTTAAAGCCGATTTGCAGCTGGCATCCATTTCCGGCGGAACCGATTTAAACGGCTGTTTCGCCCTTGGCAACCCCATGCTGCCGGTTTATGCCGGCGAGCTTCAGTGCCGCGGTCTGGCGATGGATGTGCGCGCCTTTGATGAGCTGGGCAATGAGCTGATCGATGAGCAGGGTGAGCTGGTCTGCTGCAAGCCCTTTCCGTCGATGCCCATCTATTTCTGGGATGACCCGGACGGAAAAAAATACCATAGTGCTTATTTTGATGTGTTTCCCAACATCTGGCGCCATGGCGATTTTGTAACCGTCACCCGGCGCGGCGGAGTGGTGATGCTCGGCAGATCGGATGCCACGCTGAATCCGGGTGGGGTTCGCATCGGCACAGCTGAAATTTACCGACAGCTGGAACAAATGCCGGAAATTGCCGACAGCGTTGTGGTCGGCCAGGATTGGAAAAATGATGTCCGGGTGATTTTATTTGTTAAGCTGGATGAAGGGGTTGAGTTGACAGATGAGCTTAAAGATAACATCCGCCAGACCATCCGCGTCAATGCATCGCCGCGGCATGTGCCTGCTAAAATCATCAGCGTGCCGGATGTCCCCTACACACTTAATATGAAAAAGGTGGAGCTGGCGGTAAAAAAAGTGATCCAGGGCCAGGAAGTGCTCAATAAAGATGCCCTTAGCAATCCGCAGGCGCTGGATTATTATGCAGACATCAAAGAACTCCAAAGTGATTAA
- the ltaE gene encoding low-specificity L-threonine aldolase: MPMIELRSDTMTQPTATMRQAMAEAEVGDDVFGEDPTVNRLEDIAADRLGKEAALYVTSGTMANLVSELAHCGRGDEIILGSHAHTFFYEQGGSAAVGSLHPRTVPNQPDGKMALDEIEAAIRGDNVHFPRSRLILLENTHNICNGCPLEIEYMQAVGDIARRHQLKIHVDGARFFNAAVALGVDPGELAAEADSVSFCLSKGLAAPVGSMVCGSQEFINEARRVRKLLGGGMRQAGVLAAAGIVALNEMVDRLADDHANAKKLAVGLAQIPGLSIDPDQIRTNIVFFELPGKPMTAQQFTQQINAAGVRMLPVGPQRVRAVTHYQVSSDDIDRAIDVVSKVME, from the coding sequence ATGCCGATGATCGAATTGCGGTCAGATACGATGACCCAGCCAACAGCGACAATGCGACAGGCAATGGCCGAAGCAGAGGTGGGCGATGATGTTTTTGGTGAAGATCCGACCGTAAACCGCCTGGAAGACATTGCCGCAGATCGATTGGGAAAGGAAGCTGCCTTATATGTCACCAGCGGCACGATGGCCAATTTGGTCAGCGAACTGGCCCACTGCGGCCGTGGTGACGAGATCATTCTGGGCAGTCACGCCCACACTTTTTTTTACGAGCAGGGCGGATCCGCGGCGGTGGGTAGTTTACACCCCCGAACGGTTCCCAATCAACCGGACGGCAAAATGGCACTCGACGAAATCGAAGCCGCCATCCGCGGCGATAACGTCCATTTTCCCCGTAGCCGGCTTATCCTGCTAGAAAATACACACAATATCTGCAATGGCTGCCCGCTTGAAATCGAGTATATGCAGGCGGTCGGCGATATTGCCCGACGACATCAATTAAAAATCCATGTCGATGGGGCTCGATTTTTCAATGCCGCCGTTGCGCTGGGCGTTGACCCCGGGGAATTGGCCGCTGAAGCCGATTCGGTCTCCTTCTGCTTGAGTAAGGGCCTGGCGGCACCTGTGGGATCGATGGTTTGCGGATCTCAGGAATTTATCAATGAAGCGCGTCGGGTGCGTAAGCTGCTCGGTGGTGGTATGCGTCAGGCCGGCGTACTGGCGGCTGCCGGCATTGTGGCCCTCAATGAAATGGTGGATAGGTTGGCGGATGACCACGCCAATGCCAAAAAACTGGCCGTGGGTCTTGCCCAGATACCAGGCCTGTCCATTGATCCGGATCAAATACGAACGAATATCGTCTTTTTTGAGTTACCCGGTAAACCGATGACCGCGCAACAATTTACGCAGCAAATCAATGCCGCCGGTGTTCGAATGCTGCCGGTCGGACCTCAAAGGGTCAGAGCCGTTACACATTATCAGGTCTCATCCGATGATATCGACCGGGCGATAGACGTTGTCTCTAAGGTAATGGAATAG
- a CDS encoding IMP cyclohydrolase, whose protein sequence is MVEDLKKMYRTVMDDHFPPQMEISFVDADKRQTLFYEKVVWVVDDVQKGLRYGENPGQEAALYKLVNGNLVLGETETLQPGQFLASDIELLQSGKHPGKTNLTDADNSLNILRYFVDKPSVVIVKHNNPCGVARADTLVDAYVKANMADRVAAFGGCIAVNQPVDKATAEAITQQYAEVVVAPDFEQGVMDIFAQKPNLRVVKIGNIERLQSFVGQRCVEFKSLIDGGIIAQWSFVPTTRSQNDLKLAECEYKGQHYKINREPTDKEYDDLLFGWLVESGITSNSVIYVKDEVTVGIGTGEQDRVGVAEIARDKAYRKLADRYCFESHGLPYNELTDADKKSAIDAQVASEKGGLTGAAMVSDAFFPFRDGVDVGLREGITAVIQPGGSGNDYQSIEACNEADATMVYTGQRSFKH, encoded by the coding sequence ATGGTTGAAGACCTTAAAAAGATGTATCGCACCGTGATGGATGACCATTTTCCGCCCCAGATGGAAATCAGTTTTGTGGATGCCGACAAACGTCAGACGCTTTTTTATGAGAAAGTGGTCTGGGTTGTCGATGACGTTCAAAAAGGCCTGCGCTATGGTGAGAATCCCGGCCAGGAAGCCGCTTTGTATAAACTGGTCAACGGCAACCTGGTGCTCGGTGAAACCGAAACCCTTCAGCCGGGGCAGTTTCTGGCATCTGACATTGAGCTGCTGCAGTCCGGCAAGCACCCGGGCAAGACCAATCTGACCGATGCCGACAATTCGCTAAACATTTTGCGTTATTTTGTGGACAAACCCAGCGTGGTTATCGTCAAACACAATAACCCTTGTGGAGTGGCCCGAGCCGACACATTGGTCGATGCCTATGTCAAAGCCAATATGGCCGACCGGGTGGCCGCTTTCGGCGGCTGTATTGCCGTTAATCAACCGGTCGATAAAGCCACTGCTGAGGCCATCACCCAACAGTATGCCGAAGTGGTGGTCGCGCCCGATTTTGAGCAGGGTGTGATGGATATCTTTGCCCAGAAACCCAATCTGCGCGTGGTTAAAATCGGAAACATTGAAAGGCTGCAATCGTTTGTGGGGCAAAGATGTGTTGAATTTAAAAGTCTGATCGACGGCGGTATCATTGCCCAGTGGTCGTTTGTGCCGACCACCCGTTCACAGAATGATCTTAAGCTGGCCGAATGTGAGTACAAAGGTCAGCATTACAAGATCAATCGGGAACCCACCGATAAAGAATATGATGATCTGCTTTTTGGCTGGTTGGTGGAATCCGGGATTACGTCTAATTCGGTTATCTACGTCAAAGATGAGGTCACAGTGGGCATCGGTACCGGCGAGCAGGATCGGGTAGGGGTGGCTGAGATTGCCAGAGATAAAGCCTATCGTAAACTGGCCGATCGGTATTGTTTTGAATCCCACGGTCTGCCTTACAATGAATTGACCGATGCGGATAAAAAATCAGCCATTGATGCCCAGGTGGCATCTGAGAAAGGCGGGCTGACTGGGGCTGCCATGGTCAGCGATGCTTTCTTTCCGTTTCGAGATGGAGTTGATGTGGGCCTGCGTGAAGGCATTACGGCGGTCATCCAACCCGGGGGCTCCGGCAACGATTATCAGTCCATCGAAGCCTGCAACGAGGCCGATGCGACGATGGTGTATACGGGCCAACGCAGCTTCAAACATTAA
- a CDS encoding HD domain-containing protein, whose protein sequence is MQRALEQMKDFAHKCFHSAAGSHGWDHTLRVYRLCEKLGPAENTDMDVLKAAAYLHDIGRSEQDAANGGICHAVKGAQMAKPIVESLPLSKPQQQNIIHCIRTHRFRSDRQPATIEAKVLFDADKLDAIGAVGVARAFLFAGELGARLHNPDVDAEKTEPYSIDDTGYREFKVKLCKIKAQMLTATGRQLARSRHAYMEGFFNRFLAEYEGKR, encoded by the coding sequence ATGCAGCGGGCACTTGAGCAGATGAAGGATTTTGCCCATAAGTGTTTTCACAGCGCTGCCGGCAGTCATGGCTGGGATCATACCCTCAGGGTATATCGATTATGTGAAAAGCTGGGTCCTGCAGAAAATACAGACATGGATGTATTAAAGGCGGCGGCTTACCTGCACGATATCGGGCGATCTGAGCAGGATGCCGCCAACGGCGGTATCTGTCACGCTGTCAAAGGCGCCCAAATGGCCAAGCCGATTGTCGAATCGCTTCCGCTCTCAAAGCCCCAACAGCAAAATATCATCCATTGTATTCGCACCCACCGCTTTCGCAGTGATCGGCAACCCGCCACCATCGAAGCCAAGGTGTTGTTTGATGCCGACAAATTGGATGCCATTGGTGCGGTTGGGGTGGCCCGGGCATTTCTCTTTGCCGGCGAACTGGGAGCGCGACTGCACAATCCTGACGTTGATGCTGAAAAAACAGAACCGTACTCAATTGATGACACCGGATATCGCGAATTTAAAGTCAAACTCTGTAAAATCAAAGCGCAAATGCTGACTGCAACAGGCCGACAATTGGCCCGCTCGCGCCATGCCTACATGGAAGGTTTTTTTAACCGCTTTTTAGCAGAATATGAAGGAAAGAGGTAA